The following DNA comes from Flavisolibacter ginsenosidimutans.
GCAGCGGCCGTTCACCAGCATGAAATACAAAATGAAATACATGCTGGCAACCTGCGTAAGTGTGTCAAAGGTTACGCCCAATATCTTTGGCAGTAGCTGCGCCAAAAAATTAGCCAGCTTGTTCATGTTGTTCGGGTCAATCAGTTTGTAGCCAATCTTGTCGCTGATCTTTTCCGCGGCAATTTTTAGTGAGTCAATCAATTCATCGGAATGCGCAACAACAAAGCTGATCTTTGAATAAAGAATGTTGCCCAGCAATCCCACCGGAACAAGGATCACAAAAAATGAGAGCAACATCAACACCCAGGCCGCAGCGCCAGCCTTCCACTTTTTCTTCTCTACCAAATGAAACATGCGTTTGCGCATGAGCACATAAAAAGTAACAGCGCCTAAAAAAGCCGGTAAAAAGGTTTGTAGTTGGCTAAACAGAACAACACCCAAAAAAATAATGACCGCAATGAAGAAGATTTGCTTCAGCAGGTTGTTGTCAATGGACGTATTGTTCATTTAGATAAAGATAGGAAGTCAGGAGCCGGAAGTCGGAGATCAGATAAAACCTTCCGACCGCTGACGCCCAATATCCGACTTCAGATTTTCACCAGCTTCCATCTTCCTTTTTTAAATAAAACAAAAGCGGTAGCAGTGATAACTGTTTCGGCAACGGGCACTGCAATGAACACACCCGTTGGCCCAAAGGCAAAATATTTTGCCAGCAGATATGCCAGCGGTATTTGAAACAGCCAGAAGCAAAACACGTTGATCACCGTTGGTGTTTTGGTATCACCGGCGCCGTTAAACGCATTGACGAGCACCCATGCCCACGCCGTAAAAAACATAACCGCAACTCATGATGCGCAGTGCTCTTACCGCAATGTCGTGAACATCGCCGCGCACCGGGAAAAAGCCGATGATATTATCGGCCAGCAAAAGAAATAAGGCCGAAATGAAAAGCATGAACACCGCGTTGTACTTCGCCGTTTGCATCACTGCTTGTTCGGCTCTTTCGGGTTCTTTGGCACCGAGACTTTGCCCAACTAAAGTCGCCGCGGCATTGCTAATGCCCCAGGCCGGCATGAGAAAGAACAATAAAATGCGAATGGCCGTTTGATAACCCGCGGAGGCTTCGCTGTGACCGGTTTGTGCCACGAGTTGCGCAAGAAAAATCCAACTGCACGAAGCAATGATGAACTGAAAAGTTGCGGGCCAGGCGACGTTCACCAATGATTTCATTACAGCCCACTCAGCCTTTAACGATGCTTTGGTTAATTGCACCACACTCTTGCCGTTGAACAAACGAGAAAGCTGGTACACTACGCCAATGCTTCGTCCAATGGCCGTTGCCATAGCTGCACCGGTAATGCCGAATGCCGGTATTGGACCAAGGCCGTTAATGAGCAGCGGGCACAAGATCACGTTGCAACCGTTGGCGATTGCAAGACTTCGCATTGCAATGGAAGCATCACCCGCACCGCGAAAAATTCCGTTGATTAAAAACAGAAGCATGATGGCCGTGCTGCTGCCCATCATGATGCGGGTATAAGGCACACCGATCTTTACCGTTTGCTCTTCGGCGCCCATAAGTTGCAGGATGTCTTCAGAAAAATAAATACCCGC
Coding sequences within:
- a CDS encoding MATE family efflux transporter; translation: MFFTAWAWVLVNAFNGAGDTKTPTVINVFCFWLFQIPLAYLLAKYFAFGPTGVFIAVPVAETVITATAFVLFKKGRWKLVKI
- a CDS encoding MATE family efflux transporter gives rise to the protein MSQITTQHKLIRAFHLFGKAVKGEEQNYTTGSLRKAIFLLAVPMIIEMGMESIFALVDLFFVGRLGKHAVSTVGLTESVLTLIYSIAVGLSMAATATVARRIGAKDKEGAASAAMQSIWLGIALILVLSAAGIYFSEDILQLMGAEEQTVKIGVPYTRIMMGSSTAIMLLFLINGIFRGAGDASIAMRSLAIANGCNVILCPLLINGLGPIPAFGITGAAMATAIGRSIGVVYQLSRLFNGKSVVQLTKASLKAEWAVMKSLVNVAWPATFQFIIASCSWIFLAQLVAQTGHSEASAGYQTAIRILLFFLMPAWGISNAAATLVGQSLGAKEPERAEQAVMQTAKYNAVFMLFISALFLLLADNIIGFFPVRGDVHDIAVRALRIMSCGYVFYGVGMGARQCV